One window of Gloeothece citriformis PCC 7424 genomic DNA carries:
- a CDS encoding GUN4 domain-containing protein: MTDQTTASVYENSYDVSQIVGQFKSESEKNQLQLIPKLANGGETGLNALMEFLKTHQSINSDESTYSLSNSLALVIGKAYQSLYPVNHPEIQEFLQTYFPGGVIPLKSERNIDYKSLQQNLVQQNFEEADNITRQKLCELAGEAAIQRKWLYFTEVEQFPSTDLNTLNALWWIHSEGKFGFSVQRRIWLSVEQDFVKLWPKIGWKNGNNWTQYPNEFIWDLSAPQGHLPLLNQLRGVRVTASLFSHPVWTEFKW; this comes from the coding sequence ATGACTGACCAAACAACCGCTTCAGTTTATGAGAATAGTTATGATGTCTCGCAAATCGTGGGACAATTTAAATCTGAGTCGGAAAAAAATCAACTACAACTCATTCCCAAACTAGCTAATGGCGGAGAAACAGGTTTAAACGCCCTCATGGAATTTTTAAAAACTCATCAGTCAATCAATTCTGATGAGTCGACTTATAGTTTGAGTAATTCCCTCGCTTTAGTGATCGGTAAAGCTTATCAATCACTTTACCCAGTCAATCATCCGGAAATTCAGGAATTTTTACAAACTTATTTTCCGGGTGGGGTCATTCCTTTAAAATCGGAGCGTAACATTGATTATAAATCGTTACAGCAAAACCTTGTTCAACAAAACTTTGAAGAGGCTGATAATATAACTCGCCAAAAACTGTGCGAATTAGCCGGAGAAGCCGCCATACAGCGCAAATGGCTTTATTTTACTGAAGTAGAGCAATTTCCTAGCACTGATTTAAATACTCTTAACGCTTTATGGTGGATTCACTCAGAGGGAAAATTCGGATTCTCCGTACAAAGACGGATTTGGCTGTCAGTTGAACAAGATTTTGTGAAACTTTGGCCTAAAATTGGTTGGAAAAATGGGAATAATTGGACTCAGTATCCTAATGAATTTATTTGGGATCTCAGTGCCCCTCAAGGCCATCTTCCTCTATTAAATCAACTTCGAGGAGTGCGAGTAACTGCCTCTTTATTTTCTCATCCCGTCTGGACAGAATTTAAGTGGTAA
- a CDS encoding adenylyltransferase/cytidyltransferase family protein — MTVYSLNELERAIALDPEQWRPLVFTNGCFDLLHVGHVRYLKSAKSLGKTLIVGLNSDRSVNQIKPDKEGYPSRPLIPEAQRAEVLGALKWVDGVIIFQETTAQRVIEVLKPDIYVKGGDYTLSTLPEASVVQAYGGKIELVKIELPTSTSKIIDKILKEGKK, encoded by the coding sequence ATGACAGTATATTCTCTTAATGAACTGGAAAGAGCGATCGCCCTTGATCCCGAACAATGGCGGCCTTTAGTCTTTACCAATGGCTGCTTTGATTTACTTCATGTCGGTCATGTACGATATCTAAAAAGTGCCAAAAGTTTAGGTAAAACCTTAATTGTTGGCTTGAATAGCGATCGCTCAGTGAACCAAATTAAACCCGACAAAGAGGGGTATCCCTCTCGTCCGTTAATTCCCGAAGCGCAAAGAGCAGAAGTTTTAGGGGCGCTCAAATGGGTAGATGGGGTGATAATTTTTCAAGAAACCACAGCCCAAAGGGTCATTGAAGTTCTCAAACCTGATATATATGTTAAAGGGGGAGATTACACTCTATCAACTTTACCCGAAGCCTCAGTAGTACAAGCCTATGGAGGCAAGATCGAATTAGTGAAGATAGAACTACCGACCTCTACCAGCAAAATTATCGATAAAATCTTAAAAGAAGGCAAAAAATAG
- a CDS encoding methyltransferase domain-containing protein: MAGSEVKADLWINEYITPWDIYSHGITRILSYKKTPYQEMYIVESGAYGKALVLDGKWQSCTGDEFIYHEALVQPGMIAHQNPKTVLILGGGEGATTREVLRWNTVERVMMIDIDGEVVQACKDHLPEMHANSFDDPRFELVIADALEVLETTTEKWDIIISDLTDPIEEGPSFALFAKEYFEKLQRVLAPGGYVIVQSGPVSVPNVKYHARLINTLKTVFPHVLSYITPTAAYGSPWGLALCTPQPVNTRPDPHTIDQLLKEKTSGGLRLIDGVSLLGMLQTPLYIRTAIEEYQEIYSLETPPEFFGKGSKE, from the coding sequence ATGGCTGGTAGCGAAGTCAAAGCGGATTTATGGATAAATGAGTATATTACCCCTTGGGATATTTATAGTCATGGGATCACCCGTATCCTATCCTATAAAAAAACCCCTTATCAGGAAATGTACATCGTAGAAAGCGGTGCTTATGGAAAAGCGTTAGTCCTCGATGGGAAATGGCAATCTTGTACAGGGGATGAATTCATTTATCATGAAGCTTTAGTCCAACCGGGGATGATCGCTCATCAAAACCCCAAAACGGTGTTAATTTTGGGGGGAGGAGAAGGCGCGACAACCCGCGAAGTTTTACGCTGGAATACCGTCGAACGAGTGATGATGATTGATATTGATGGGGAAGTGGTTCAAGCTTGTAAAGATCATCTGCCGGAAATGCACGCCAATAGTTTTGATGATCCTCGTTTTGAATTAGTTATTGCTGACGCTTTAGAAGTGTTAGAAACCACCACCGAAAAATGGGATATTATTATTTCTGATTTAACCGATCCGATCGAAGAAGGCCCTTCTTTTGCTTTATTTGCTAAAGAATATTTTGAGAAATTACAACGGGTTTTAGCACCGGGGGGTTATGTGATTGTTCAATCTGGCCCGGTTTCTGTCCCTAATGTAAAATATCATGCTCGTTTAATCAATACCTTAAAAACTGTCTTTCCTCATGTGTTATCTTATATTACCCCAACCGCCGCTTATGGGTCTCCTTGGGGGTTAGCTTTATGTACTCCTCAACCGGTTAATACTCGTCCCGATCCGCATACAATTGACCAACTTTTAAAGGAAAAAACTAGCGGGGGTTTACGGTTAATAGACGGAGTTAGCTTATTAGGAATGTTACAAACTCCTCTGTATATCCGCACAGCTATTGAAGAATATCAAGAAATTTATAGCCTGGAAACTCCTCCCGAATTTTTTGGCAAAGGAAGCAAAGAATAA
- a CDS encoding DNA cytosine methyltransferase produces MSIIQPSRYTYKINELLKPKIRPELPLVVDLFAGCGGLSLGFEAQGFLTIGFDMNHDACQSYCHNLEGNCLEIILTPETLLPDCRVIIGSPPCQPFSVSGKQKGLADIRDGFPIFLSAVERYKPELWIIENVRGLFYRNKWYLEEIITQFRNLDYLVEVKLLNASWYETPQNRERVFIIGHRGKFTFPCRLSNSITAGEALGDLAISIPPGAKFLTESMNQYVAKYEKASKCKQPRDLYLDKPSRTVTCRNLAGATGDMLRLKLPDGRRRRLIPREGARLQSFPDWFTFLGSEQSVFNQIGNAVPPMLAYYLAQSSIKYLESKFRYSQKEIQELNKN; encoded by the coding sequence TTGTCAATAATTCAACCATCAAGATATACCTATAAAATCAATGAATTATTAAAACCTAAAATCAGACCTGAACTTCCCTTAGTCGTAGATCTTTTTGCCGGTTGCGGTGGTTTGAGTTTAGGATTTGAAGCTCAGGGTTTTTTAACGATTGGTTTTGATATGAATCATGATGCTTGTCAATCCTATTGTCATAATTTAGAAGGGAATTGTTTAGAGATTATTTTAACTCCAGAAACTTTACTTCCTGACTGTCGGGTGATCATTGGTAGTCCTCCCTGTCAACCGTTTAGTGTTAGTGGAAAACAAAAAGGATTAGCGGATATTAGAGACGGTTTCCCAATTTTTCTATCTGCTGTTGAAAGATATAAGCCTGAATTATGGATTATTGAAAATGTAAGGGGTCTTTTTTATCGAAATAAATGGTATTTAGAAGAAATAATCACTCAATTCCGAAACCTAGACTATTTAGTCGAGGTAAAACTGTTAAATGCTTCTTGGTATGAAACCCCACAAAACCGAGAAAGAGTTTTTATAATTGGTCATCGAGGAAAATTTACTTTTCCTTGTCGCTTATCTAATTCTATTACTGCTGGTGAAGCATTAGGAGATTTAGCGATTTCAATTCCACCAGGAGCAAAGTTTTTAACCGAAAGTATGAATCAATATGTTGCTAAATATGAAAAAGCTTCAAAATGTAAACAACCCAGAGATCTATATTTAGATAAACCTTCTCGTACTGTTACTTGTCGAAATTTGGCAGGTGCAACCGGTGATATGCTCAGATTAAAATTACCTGATGGCCGTCGTCGTCGCTTAATTCCTCGTGAAGGCGCACGCTTACAAAGTTTTCCGGATTGGTTCACTTTTTTGGGTAGCGAACAATCCGTATTTAATCAAATAGGAAATGCTGTTCCTCCCATGTTAGCTTATTACTTAGCACAAAGCTCTATCAAATATTTAGAGTCAAAATTTAGATATTCTCAAAAGGAAATTCAAGAACTTAATAAAAATTAA
- a CDS encoding BsuBI/PstI family type II restriction endonuclease, producing MLNENLEKLLREARKIIRDFGLTEKKDFLKTLKINVNQLEKSIQMPDVILYRSEKNTLFIVEAVKTGGEINVERRDNLLKLFEGCTAKICFVNAFESFKDLKKLLKAITWETHAWLADNPTHLIHFNGDKFWFGD from the coding sequence ATGTTAAATGAAAATCTAGAAAAATTGCTCAGAGAAGCTCGTAAAATAATCAGAGATTTTGGCTTAACAGAAAAAAAAGATTTTTTAAAAACTTTAAAGATAAATGTTAATCAATTAGAAAAAAGTATTCAAATGCCAGATGTAATATTATATAGAAGTGAAAAAAATACTTTGTTCATTGTTGAAGCCGTAAAAACAGGAGGAGAAATTAATGTCGAAAGGCGTGATAATCTTCTTAAGTTATTTGAAGGATGTACAGCCAAAATTTGTTTTGTCAATGCTTTTGAAAGCTTTAAGGACTTAAAAAAATTGCTTAAAGCTATCACTTGGGAAACTCACGCTTGGTTAGCTGATAACCCAACTCATTTAATTCATTTTAATGGGGACAAATTTTGGTTTGGTGATTAG
- a CDS encoding nuclear transport factor 2 family protein — protein MTTASPEILETAHLAFKHFTEGLATGEWQAFLNMLTSDFTFWFPVGAFKGKNVGKEKAREFFHFVTDKVFTEGLVLTLERVTSSDTTVLFEARSEGKMFGFPYQNQVAISFDIRGDQVCAYREYLSIHYQLQS, from the coding sequence ATGACGACAGCTTCCCCCGAAATTTTAGAAACGGCACACCTAGCTTTTAAACATTTTACTGAGGGTTTAGCGACAGGAGAATGGCAAGCTTTTTTAAATATGCTTACCTCAGATTTTACTTTTTGGTTTCCCGTTGGTGCGTTTAAAGGAAAGAATGTAGGAAAAGAAAAAGCGAGAGAATTTTTTCATTTTGTCACAGATAAAGTCTTTACTGAGGGGCTTGTTTTGACTTTAGAACGGGTAACGAGCAGTGACACAACGGTTTTATTTGAAGCTCGATCTGAGGGTAAAATGTTTGGGTTTCCTTATCAAAATCAAGTGGCTATTTCTTTCGATATTCGTGGCGATCAGGTGTGCGCTTATCGAGAATATTTAAGTATTCATTATCAACTTCAAAGTTAA
- a CDS encoding ATP-dependent helicase translates to MTSQPPLLDHLQEQLKLLRESLRIGQRSLADWKGGRMAVSAVPGAGKSHSLSVAAAFAIARNQLHARKQLVIVTYTRSAAASIKSKIKERLRELKLPPTGFTVQTLHGLALQIASRHPDLSELNLESSTIIIPTPSHRIIRACVEQWITSTPKRYQVLLEGLQFDGEETERLRRQSVLRTEVLPSLAHTVIREAKSSGLSPENVWQLNSYSQDPYDTLAIAAGLYEQYEKLMRSRAYIDYDDMILAALRVLEDEGIRHHWQTQVFGVFEDEAQDSSPLQERLITVLAQDANNPNLAPNLIRVGDPNQAINSTFTPADPVYFNWFCNLCKEENNLATMDQAGRSNEMIIKAANFVLHWVCQRWKTESNYQGNGNQNSLNSSQIPFRLQDINPVSVGDPQPDANPLPVGKGLEIYSPEDIFRTVKLIEKRVIELLSDNSNNNAAILVRENRQGRFLAEQLAHLYKEHNIRVYEVSEVDRSSLIPLEILKLLQFLDRPHSPDNLKSALEVLEQRGLIPAQDLNALATYPEQFLYPSPLEPPQKPPVEQARRYCCNLLRSKIELPHYYLISFLGMTLKYTGSELATVQKLADRINQETVGNSSLKTTIAALNEIVSSERFEGVEEDNDDQYTRSGQLTIITMHKAKGLDWDYVFIPFLHDDVLPGKPWVPTAAKFLGDFTLSEVARAQIRAAVHSQYQNSDILPRIPHPVDAWEEANKLKWAEEFRLLYVAMTRAKRLLWMSAAQLGPFRWSVFRGDQTTNLQDKKPCPILPALMNRFPESVMDD, encoded by the coding sequence ATGACTTCTCAACCGCCCTTATTAGATCATCTACAAGAACAGCTTAAATTATTACGGGAGAGTTTACGGATAGGACAACGGAGTTTAGCAGACTGGAAAGGCGGAAGAATGGCGGTTTCTGCGGTTCCGGGGGCGGGAAAATCTCATAGTTTATCGGTGGCGGCGGCTTTTGCGATCGCCCGGAATCAACTTCATGCTAGAAAACAGTTAGTCATTGTGACTTATACTCGTTCGGCGGCGGCGAGTATTAAAAGTAAAATTAAAGAGCGTCTGAGGGAGTTAAAATTACCGCCAACCGGTTTTACCGTTCAAACTTTACACGGGTTGGCGCTACAAATTGCCAGTCGTCATCCTGACTTATCCGAGTTAAATTTAGAGTCTTCTACCATTATTATTCCCACTCCTAGTCATCGAATTATCCGCGCTTGTGTGGAACAATGGATCACTTCTACACCAAAACGGTATCAAGTTTTATTAGAAGGACTTCAATTTGATGGGGAAGAAACAGAAAGATTACGTCGTCAGTCGGTACTGCGGACGGAAGTTTTACCGAGTTTAGCTCATACTGTCATTAGAGAGGCAAAAAGTTCCGGTCTGTCGCCGGAAAATGTTTGGCAATTAAATTCTTATAGTCAAGATCCTTATGATACTTTAGCGATAGCTGCCGGGTTATATGAACAGTATGAAAAATTAATGCGCTCGCGGGCTTATATTGATTATGATGATATGATTTTAGCGGCGTTGCGAGTGTTAGAAGATGAGGGAATTCGTCACCATTGGCAAACTCAAGTTTTTGGGGTATTTGAAGATGAAGCACAAGATTCTAGTCCCTTACAAGAAAGATTAATTACTGTTCTCGCTCAAGATGCTAATAATCCTAATCTTGCTCCTAATTTAATCCGAGTTGGCGATCCGAATCAAGCGATTAATTCTACCTTTACTCCTGCCGATCCCGTTTATTTCAATTGGTTTTGTAATCTCTGTAAAGAAGAAAATAATCTCGCTACGATGGATCAAGCCGGACGAAGTAATGAAATGATTATTAAAGCCGCTAATTTTGTTTTACATTGGGTTTGTCAGCGATGGAAAACCGAGTCAAATTATCAGGGTAATGGTAATCAAAATTCTCTTAATTCCTCTCAAATACCCTTTAGATTACAAGATATTAACCCGGTTTCTGTCGGAGATCCCCAACCGGATGCCAATCCTTTACCTGTGGGGAAAGGGTTAGAAATTTATTCCCCAGAAGACATTTTTAGGACGGTTAAGTTAATTGAAAAACGGGTGATTGAATTATTATCGGATAACTCTAATAATAATGCCGCGATTCTAGTGAGGGAAAACCGTCAAGGGCGATTTTTAGCGGAACAATTAGCCCATTTATATAAAGAGCATAATATCAGAGTGTATGAAGTGTCTGAAGTCGATCGATCTTCTCTTATTCCTCTAGAAATTCTCAAACTGCTTCAATTTTTAGACCGTCCTCATTCTCCCGATAATTTAAAATCGGCTTTAGAAGTGTTAGAACAACGGGGTCTAATTCCGGCTCAAGATTTAAATGCTTTAGCCACTTATCCGGAGCAATTTCTTTATCCCAGTCCTTTAGAACCTCCCCAAAAACCTCCCGTTGAACAAGCGAGACGCTATTGTTGTAATTTACTGCGGTCTAAAATAGAATTACCTCATTATTATCTCATTTCTTTTTTAGGAATGACCTTAAAATATACAGGATCAGAATTAGCAACCGTCCAAAAATTAGCGGATCGAATTAATCAAGAAACGGTCGGCAATAGTTCTCTTAAAACAACGATCGCGGCTTTAAATGAAATTGTCAGTTCTGAGAGATTTGAAGGAGTAGAAGAAGATAACGATGATCAATATACTCGCTCCGGACAATTAACCATTATTACCATGCACAAAGCGAAAGGATTAGACTGGGATTATGTCTTTATTCCTTTCTTACATGATGATGTTTTACCGGGTAAACCTTGGGTTCCTACCGCAGCGAAGTTTTTAGGGGATTTTACTTTATCTGAAGTCGCTCGCGCTCAAATTCGCGCCGCCGTTCATTCTCAATATCAAAACTCCGATATTTTACCCCGTATTCCTCACCCTGTGGATGCTTGGGAAGAGGCAAATAAACTTAAATGGGCCGAAGAGTTTCGCTTATTATATGTGGCCATGACGAGGGCAAAGCGGTTATTGTGGATGTCTGCCGCTCAATTAGGGCCGTTTCGTTGGAGTGTATTTCGAGGAGATCAAACCACTAATTTACAAGACAAAAAACCCTGTCCAATCTTACCCGCTTTGATGAACCGTTTTCCTGAGTCCGTGATGGATGATTAA
- a CDS encoding DUF2752 domain-containing protein, translated as MQKLTDSLSPQDRKKRLIYLLLSAIPVMGSYIFNRGFHIPFLDCPLLRYVGIPCPAWGLTRSFMAVARGEFTAAIAYHVFGPILFLGFLLGCFHLIVELIQGRKIGTVYTKVIQNPKFQIFCFLILLSYHGVRLEGLWRCGELYQTITQSPLGLWLIN; from the coding sequence ATGCAAAAATTAACTGACTCTCTCAGTCCACAAGACCGAAAAAAACGATTAATTTATCTGTTACTCAGTGCTATTCCTGTAATGGGCAGTTATATTTTTAATAGAGGTTTTCATATTCCCTTTTTAGACTGTCCTCTGTTGCGTTATGTGGGTATTCCCTGTCCTGCATGGGGGTTAACTCGTTCATTTATGGCGGTTGCTAGAGGAGAGTTTACAGCAGCGATCGCTTATCATGTTTTTGGGCCAATACTTTTTTTAGGGTTTTTACTTGGATGTTTTCATCTGATAGTAGAACTGATTCAAGGGCGGAAAATAGGAACAGTTTATACTAAAGTGATTCAAAATCCGAAATTTCAGATATTTTGTTTTTTAATCTTACTCAGTTATCATGGCGTTCGTCTAGAGGGGTTATGGCGATGCGGAGAACTTTATCAAACAATCACCCAATCTCCTCTAGGTCTGTGGCTGATCAATTAA
- a CDS encoding ABC transporter substrate-binding protein → MRQKQQSVQVLISLLIAGVAIALIIGILGRLVPRNNNTNADNTTPPIQKPVTPTNPRISLGNKILIGANTTPEKEAGVQAFANGDFETAVEKFEASRQIQRNDPETLIYLNNAKIGASDALKVAVVIPIGDNLDTAQEILRGVAQAQDEINSNGGINGLPLQIEIVNDDGKPNLAKSLASDLVKDPNIVAVIGHGSPGASLVAAPVYNSGELVMITPSFGPSKLSEMGDYIFRGSADLSVSSDALADYIVNKANIRTIAICVDSSIQFQDIRDPYEKAITKAGGKVTKTICDFADPLFDPNTIISTATGDGAKGLLLMPIVNKLGPAKELAKANEGRLGLFTHGGLYTYETLNQGRENFRGMILSAFWHPDADPGNPFFQDATELWGGKVNARTASAYDTTQAVIAGLEEGNTREGLKNALSDPNFSASGASGDFEFSDLRYRKEKPLFLKIDRGSSSGTGFDFVLIP, encoded by the coding sequence ATGAGGCAAAAACAACAATCAGTTCAAGTTTTAATTTCTCTATTGATCGCTGGGGTAGCCATAGCATTAATTATAGGGATATTAGGACGACTCGTTCCCCGTAATAATAATACCAACGCAGATAATACAACACCCCCAATACAAAAACCAGTTACACCGACAAATCCGCGCATTAGTTTAGGCAATAAAATTTTAATTGGAGCAAATACTACCCCCGAAAAAGAAGCAGGAGTACAAGCTTTTGCCAACGGGGATTTTGAGACTGCGGTTGAGAAATTTGAAGCCTCTCGGCAAATACAACGCAATGATCCGGAGACATTAATTTATTTAAACAATGCCAAGATTGGGGCTTCTGATGCCCTCAAAGTTGCTGTAGTGATTCCTATTGGGGATAATCTCGATACGGCTCAGGAAATTTTGCGGGGTGTGGCACAAGCTCAAGATGAGATAAACAGCAACGGTGGGATTAATGGATTACCATTACAAATTGAAATTGTCAATGATGATGGAAAACCCAATCTAGCTAAAAGTTTAGCCTCTGATCTGGTTAAAGACCCTAACATCGTAGCCGTCATCGGTCATGGGAGTCCGGGCGCTTCTCTAGTCGCCGCACCAGTTTACAATTCTGGAGAGTTGGTGATGATCACGCCTTCATTTGGGCCATCTAAGTTATCCGAAATGGGTGATTATATATTTCGTGGCTCTGCTGATCTGAGTGTTTCTTCTGATGCTCTGGCGGATTATATTGTTAACAAAGCTAATATCAGAACAATTGCCATTTGTGTAGATTCATCCATACAATTTCAGGACATTAGAGACCCTTACGAGAAGGCCATAACTAAAGCGGGAGGCAAAGTTACCAAAACAATTTGTGATTTTGCCGATCCCTTGTTTGACCCTAATACGATTATAAGTACCGCCACTGGTGATGGTGCAAAAGGCTTGCTTTTAATGCCCATCGTCAATAAACTCGGACCGGCTAAAGAGCTAGCAAAAGCCAATGAAGGCAGATTAGGGCTATTTACTCACGGAGGACTATACACCTATGAAACCCTTAATCAAGGAAGAGAAAATTTTAGAGGCATGATCCTGTCTGCGTTTTGGCATCCTGATGCAGATCCAGGCAATCCCTTTTTCCAAGACGCTACTGAACTCTGGGGCGGAAAAGTCAATGCTCGAACCGCTTCAGCTTATGATACAACCCAAGCCGTGATTGCAGGGTTGGAAGAGGGAAATACTCGTGAGGGATTAAAAAACGCACTGTCTGATCCCAATTTTTCCGCTTCGGGAGCATCAGGAGACTTTGAATTTTCGGATTTACGCTATCGCAAAGAAAAACCACTCTTCCTCAAGATTGATCGAGGTTCAAGTTCTGGTACTGGCTTTGATTTTGTCTTGATTCCCTAA
- a CDS encoding serine/threonine-protein kinase, translating into MICCLNPDCIHPLNPDGTEVCLSCGTPLVTLLQGHYRVIEPLGGGGFGRTYLMEDLHKFNEQCVLKQLAPQVQGSWARQKAIELFEQEAKRLQQLGKQNQSPTLYAYFKQDNYLYLVQEFIKGKNLLQELQDQGIFNEAKIRQLLNVLLPLLQVIHDQHIIHRDIKPENIIRRESDGVPVLIDFGVAKQISATVMVKPGTTIGSFGYAPIEQIERGEAFPASDLYGLGATCFHLLTDIHPWDLWKKQGYGWSSGWQDHLKQSISPQLRYILDKLLQYDYLHRYQSASQVLEDLHRLPPIQIPSTTPPTRPVPPITPATLIEPSNESSNEPSAPLNPRLRYHAVIASSGSWLLALVLLSFVTTIWLSSGLWLVILGAVIFLRSQPIFDKLYLLIISLITTLITYFVFQSFQVSNPFIIGFNGLIIVILLVILAGLLAYILMILADLLNQFISTKF; encoded by the coding sequence ATGATATGTTGTCTTAATCCTGATTGTATCCATCCTTTAAATCCTGATGGGACAGAGGTGTGCCTGAGTTGTGGGACACCGTTAGTAACCCTATTACAGGGTCATTATCGCGTGATTGAACCGTTAGGAGGTGGAGGATTTGGGCGCACCTACTTAATGGAAGATCTACACAAATTTAATGAACAATGTGTTCTCAAGCAACTAGCTCCCCAAGTTCAAGGTAGCTGGGCCCGTCAAAAAGCGATTGAGTTGTTTGAACAAGAAGCAAAACGGCTACAACAACTCGGAAAACAGAATCAAAGTCCTACTCTTTATGCTTATTTTAAACAAGATAATTACCTGTATTTAGTACAAGAATTTATTAAAGGGAAAAACCTATTACAGGAGTTACAAGATCAAGGAATATTTAATGAGGCAAAAATTAGACAACTTTTGAATGTTTTGTTACCCCTTCTCCAGGTTATTCATGACCAGCATATCATTCACCGAGATATCAAACCAGAAAATATTATTCGCCGTGAAAGTGACGGAGTGCCAGTTTTGATTGATTTCGGGGTAGCTAAACAGATCAGCGCAACGGTGATGGTTAAACCAGGAACGACTATTGGCTCTTTTGGCTATGCTCCGATCGAACAAATAGAAAGAGGAGAGGCTTTTCCGGCTAGCGATCTTTATGGCTTAGGAGCAACTTGTTTTCATCTGCTCACCGATATTCATCCTTGGGATCTGTGGAAAAAACAGGGTTATGGTTGGTCTTCTGGCTGGCAAGACCATCTTAAACAGTCGATCAGCCCTCAATTGAGATATATTCTCGATAAGCTGCTGCAATATGATTATCTACACCGTTATCAGTCAGCTTCACAAGTCCTAGAAGACTTACATCGTTTACCCCCAATTCAAATCCCATCAACTACACCCCCAACAAGGCCAGTTCCCCCCATCACACCCGCAACCCTAATTGAACCATCAAATGAATCATCAAATGAACCATCAGCACCTCTGAATCCGAGATTACGATATCATGCTGTGATTGCCAGTTCAGGGAGTTGGTTGCTGGCTCTTGTGCTGCTCAGTTTTGTGACAACCATTTGGCTAAGTTCTGGATTATGGTTGGTCATTTTAGGGGCTGTCATTTTTCTTCGCTCTCAACCCATTTTTGACAAACTATATTTATTGATTATTTCCCTAATAACAACCTTAATCACTTACTTTGTTTTTCAAAGTTTTCAAGTTTCTAATCCTTTTATAATTGGATTTAATGGGTTGATAATTGTCATATTATTAGTTATTTTAGCTGGATTATTAGCTTATATCTTAATGATATTAGCCGATCTATTAAACCAATTTATATCAACAAAATTTTAA
- a CDS encoding protochlorophyllide reductase, translated as MQQQPKSTVIITGASSGVGLQAAKALALSGWYVIMACRDLEKTRRVAKEVGMPSGSYMIIHIDLASLESVRQFVRDFRAIGRSLDALVCNAAIYMPLLKEPLRSPEGYELTVATNHLGHFLLCNLMLEDLKKSSASPPKLVILGTVTHNPDELGGKIPPRPDLGDLKGFAEGFKEPYTMIDGKKFEPVKAYKDSKVCNILTMRELHRRYHESTGIVFNSLYPGCVATTALFRNHYPLFQKLFPLFQKHITGGFVSEELSGQRVAQVVTDPAFAQSGVYWSWGNRQKKNGNAFVQKVSSQARDDENAERLWELSEQLVGLKTPVMG; from the coding sequence ATGCAACAACAGCCTAAGTCAACGGTCATCATTACGGGGGCTTCCTCCGGTGTAGGTTTACAAGCCGCCAAAGCTCTCGCTCTTTCCGGTTGGTATGTCATCATGGCTTGTCGGGATCTCGAAAAAACAAGACGAGTCGCCAAAGAAGTAGGAATGCCAAGCGGTAGCTATATGATTATTCATATTGATTTAGCTTCCTTAGAAAGTGTTCGTCAGTTTGTCAGAGATTTTAGAGCCATCGGCAGATCCTTAGATGCTTTAGTGTGTAATGCTGCTATTTATATGCCTCTATTAAAAGAACCGTTAAGAAGTCCAGAGGGATATGAATTAACGGTTGCCACGAATCATTTGGGGCATTTTCTGTTATGTAATTTAATGTTAGAAGACCTGAAAAAATCATCAGCCTCACCGCCAAAACTGGTGATTTTAGGGACTGTTACCCATAACCCAGACGAATTAGGGGGTAAAATTCCTCCTCGCCCCGATTTAGGGGATCTCAAAGGGTTTGCGGAAGGATTTAAAGAGCCTTACACAATGATTGATGGTAAGAAGTTTGAGCCAGTTAAAGCCTATAAAGATAGTAAGGTTTGTAATATCCTCACCATGAGAGAATTACATCGGCGCTATCATGAGTCAACGGGTATTGTTTTCAATTCTCTATATCCCGGATGTGTGGCGACGACAGCCCTATTCAGAAATCACTATCCTTTATTTCAAAAACTATTTCCCCTGTTCCAAAAGCATATCACGGGGGGATTTGTCTCAGAAGAGTTATCCGGTCAACGAGTCGCTCAAGTCGTAACGGATCCGGCTTTTGCTCAATCGGGGGTTTACTGGAGTTGGGGAAACCGACAAAAGAAAAATGGTAACGCCTTTGTGCAAAAGGTTTCTTCCCAAGCGAGAGATGATGAAAACGCCGAACGCTTATGGGAATTAAGCGAACAATTAGTCGGCCTTAAAACTCCTGTAATGGGTTAA